GCAAATATGTCAGTGATAATAAAATAACTGATATTCTGTTTGCCAACAATATCTTCAATGCATATTCCAATAAAATTTGCAAGAAATACACGAAATTCCTCCATCAGAATGGTACCATCTTGCCAAGCATCAGTTCCGTAAGCACTTCATCCAAGTCAACAACTGCAGATTCTACCAAAAAGCAGAAGGGTACTCACACTACTCCTGCTTTGAATGAAACGCTTGATGCGAAGAAGGATTCGCCTAAAGAACAGAGCAGTCATCATGATGCCACCAAGAAGCATGATAAACAACATGACAATCAGCATGTAGAAAAACAGAAGCCAGAATCCGTGCCTACAGAATCTGGCGACAAGCAACCGGCTGAATAAAATGAAAACAGGAAAATATTTTAGAACGGCAATGCTGACCATCTGTCTGTTGTCTTTAGCCGTATCATGCAAGAAGGAAAATAAGAAGACGGAATATACGCCATGGGGAACGGTGATAGAGGATGGAGACTCAGGTGATGCTGAGGCTTCAGACTCCAGTTCCTCTGCAAGTACCTTCTCGCTCGCAGATATAGAAAACAATGGAGAACTGATCATGCTGACCCTATCAGGCCCTTCTACCTATTATGATTATAAGGGAGTGGGCTTAGGTAAGGATTACTTGCTCTGTGAGAAATTTGCCAGTTCCATAGGCGTTTCGGTAAGAGTAGAACTCTGCAAGGATACCCTGGATATGATCAACAAACTGAAAAAGGGCAAAGGTGATTTAATCGCTTATCCGCTTAAGAAAGGCAAACGCAGCGATATTGCCTATTGCGGCGCCTACCAGACATCGAAAGAGAAAGATTCTGATCAGGCGACCGCCTCAGTCCAATGGGCAGTCAACAAGGGAAACAAATCACTGGAAGAAGCATTAAACCATTGGTTTACGCCCCATATCTTGGCAAACGTCCAAAAGGAGGAAAAGAAGATACTTTCAGAGGGACTTATCATCCACAAAGTCTATGCTCCTATGATCAATGCAGCAGGAGGCGTCATCAGCAAATACGACCATTTGTTTAAGAAGTATGCCCCTATGGCACGAATCGACTGGCGACTGA
This is a stretch of genomic DNA from Segatella hominis. It encodes these proteins:
- a CDS encoding transglycosylase SLT domain-containing protein, with the protein product MKTGKYFRTAMLTICLLSLAVSCKKENKKTEYTPWGTVIEDGDSGDAEASDSSSSASTFSLADIENNGELIMLTLSGPSTYYDYKGVGLGKDYLLCEKFASSIGVSVRVELCKDTLDMINKLKKGKGDLIAYPLKKGKRSDIAYCGAYQTSKEKDSDQATASVQWAVNKGNKSLEEALNHWFTPHILANVQKEEKKILSEGLIIHKVYAPMINAAGGVISKYDHLFKKYAPMARIDWRLMAAQCYTESGFDTYAKSWAGYCGLMAIMPGTAKELGIPVSSLTNPEINISASATCMAKFERMFQDIGDPFERLKFRLAAYNAGPWHIRDAMALTRQHGKNPHRWDDVAESVLKLSNPTYYKLPIIKCGYMRGSETVNYVSKIMQRWSSYCGAARGGGVSTGNGLSPNFDHSIPQRATKKYKYHV